A section of the Humulus lupulus chromosome 2, drHumLupu1.1, whole genome shotgun sequence genome encodes:
- the LOC133814832 gene encoding uncharacterized protein LOC133814832 produces MRDLFSSQSLDEAVRNNKLSVRVLYNRLLNTNKVYFANVVWCSLAVPKHRFIFWQASLGHLLTRDKLQMCHLHLTSDLCPVCEEYQESHSHLFFACSFSHQLRTRLESWLGKDAWPSRFDDWHSWMMGKPKGLLQRVAAATFVAAVYLIWRNRNKCLFEFSSWSVDYVIQQIRYSVKVRLTRTPKIKINHRDIAVFDYMMNL; encoded by the coding sequence ATGAGAGACCTGTTTTCATCTCAGAGTTTGGACGAAGCAGTCAGAAACAATAAGTTGAGTGTGCGAGTTCTCTATAACAGGTTGCTGAATACTAACAAGGTTTATTTTGCTAATGTGGTTTGGTGTTCCCTAGCTGTGCCTAAGCATAGATTTATCTTTTGGCAAGCTTCTCTTGGTCACCTGCTAACTAGAGACAAGTTACAGATGTGCCACTTGCACTTAACTTCTGATCTGTGTCCGGTTTGTGAAGAGTATCAGGAGTCCCATTCACATTTGTTTTTTGCTTGTTCTTTCTCTCATCAGCTGAGAACCAGATTGGAGAGCTGGCTGGGAAAAGATGCTTGGCCGAGTAGGTTTGATGACTGGCATTCGTGGATGATGGGCAAGCCTAAGGGTCTTTTGCAAAGAGTTGCTGCTGCAACATTTGTGGCTGCTGTCTATCTGATATGGAGAAATAGAAACAAGTGTCTGTTTGAGTTTAGTTCTTGGTCTGTTGACTATGTTATTCAACAGATTAGATACTCTGTAAAAGTTAGGCTTACTAGGACTCCTAAGATAAAAATCAATCATAGGGATATAGCTGTGTTTGATTACATGATGAATTTGTAA